The following are encoded together in the Desulfovibrio desulfuricans DSM 642 genome:
- a CDS encoding DMT family transporter, with the protein MYYIALVVFAGCIVALQPPINAALSRTVGLLESGLISFAIGAVFLAVPVLLMGRGNVFRVIETPAWQWAGGVLGAFMVVSTTLAAPRIGVLATLVAMIFGNLVMAAIIDHNGWFGLNAIPFDWRRMLGLVLVLAGIALVVRR; encoded by the coding sequence ATGTACTACATTGCGCTGGTGGTATTTGCGGGCTGCATTGTAGCCCTGCAACCGCCCATCAACGCGGCCTTGAGCCGTACGGTGGGGCTGCTGGAAAGCGGGCTTATTTCCTTTGCCATAGGCGCGGTTTTTCTGGCTGTCCCGGTTCTGCTGATGGGGCGGGGCAATGTGTTCCGCGTGATTGAAACCCCTGCATGGCAGTGGGCTGGCGGTGTGCTGGGAGCGTTCATGGTTGTGAGCACAACCCTGGCCGCGCCGCGTATTGGCGTGCTGGCTACGCTGGTCGCCATGATTTTTGGCAATCTTGTTATGGCGGCCATCATCGACCATAACGGCTGGTTCGGCCTCAATGCCATTCCTTTTGACTGGCGTAGAATGCTTGGGCTGGTGTTGGTGCTGGCGGGCATTGCGCTTGTGGTGCGCCGCTGA
- a CDS encoding VOC family protein, with protein sequence MQNKLPEGIRVLFVAGFGPVVADPDASGKLYRKVLGLPLQHEEGYEGYWHSQCLEGVKHFALWPLDKAALSCFGEEVWPERLPVPQSWLELDVEDIVSATRILEQNGYELLLRLKEEPWGQTVTRFLSPEGILMAVTHTPFLREAASAEETA encoded by the coding sequence ATGCAGAACAAGCTTCCTGAGGGCATACGGGTTCTGTTTGTGGCTGGTTTTGGCCCCGTGGTGGCTGACCCGGACGCAAGCGGCAAACTCTACAGAAAGGTGCTGGGCCTGCCCCTGCAACATGAGGAAGGCTATGAAGGTTACTGGCATTCCCAGTGTCTGGAGGGCGTAAAACATTTCGCCCTCTGGCCGCTGGATAAGGCCGCGCTCTCCTGCTTTGGCGAGGAGGTCTGGCCGGAGCGCCTGCCTGTGCCGCAGTCCTGGCTTGAGCTTGATGTGGAAGATATTGTTTCCGCCACGCGCATTCTTGAGCAGAACGGCTATGAGCTGCTCCTCCGGCTGAAGGAAGAACCCTGGGGGCAGACCGTCACCAGATTCCTTAGCCCCGAGGGCATACTCATGGCTGTTACGCACACGCCCTTTTTGCGCGAGGCGGCTTCGGCGGAGGAAACAGCCTGA
- the cutA gene encoding divalent-cation tolerance protein CutA — protein MEHGENSKVFLVYMTTPTQEEALTLARELVRLRLAAGVNIVPGAQSVYRWKGEVHEAGECLLVAQVSEAALPCFMAKARALHSYEVPCVVAMPIADGHQPFLRWITENSLPPTA, from the coding sequence ATGGAACACGGGGAAAACAGCAAGGTTTTTCTGGTCTATATGACCACGCCAACCCAGGAGGAGGCGCTGACGCTCGCGCGCGAGCTGGTGCGTCTGCGGCTGGCCGCCGGGGTCAACATCGTGCCCGGCGCGCAGTCGGTTTACCGCTGGAAGGGCGAGGTGCACGAAGCCGGGGAATGCCTGCTGGTGGCCCAGGTGAGCGAAGCCGCATTGCCATGTTTTATGGCAAAGGCGCGCGCACTGCACAGTTATGAAGTTCCCTGCGTGGTCGCCATGCCCATTGCAGACGGCCATCAGCCTTTTTTGCGCTGGATTACAGAAAACAGTCTGCCGCCCACGGCCTGA
- a CDS encoding carbohydrate kinase family protein, translated as MSIYVSGSLAFDRIMTFPGSFQDHILMDKLHMINVSFMVDGMDERRGGCAGNIAYSLALLGEKPTIVAAAGRDFGPYAIVLENMGLPLEGIRRAEEIFTALCYITTDLNSNQITGFYPGAMSLPADYNFPAIDADKDIAIISPGNVEDMRRLPGFYREKGVPYIFDPGQQLPVLTGNDLLAAIEGSFACITNDYELNMICKATGKSEDELVGRTLWLVTTLGADGALVRGADGTETRIPSVPPRQVLDPTGAGDAHRAGLLKGLLHGLAMPEAAKLGSVSASFCLEKMGTQEHGYSPEVFRQRYEAVFGPLPEGILA; from the coding sequence ATGTCCATCTATGTTTCAGGATCACTGGCTTTTGACCGCATCATGACCTTCCCTGGCAGTTTTCAGGATCACATCCTGATGGACAAGCTGCACATGATCAACGTGAGCTTCATGGTGGACGGCATGGATGAACGGCGCGGCGGTTGCGCGGGTAATATTGCCTATTCTCTGGCCCTGCTTGGCGAAAAGCCCACCATCGTTGCCGCCGCGGGGCGCGACTTTGGCCCTTACGCCATTGTGCTGGAAAATATGGGGCTGCCGCTGGAAGGTATCCGCCGGGCGGAAGAAATCTTTACCGCCCTGTGCTACATCACCACCGATCTCAACAGCAACCAGATCACCGGTTTTTACCCCGGCGCCATGAGCCTCCCTGCCGATTACAACTTCCCCGCCATTGATGCGGACAAGGACATTGCCATCATTTCCCCCGGCAATGTGGAAGACATGCGCCGCCTGCCGGGATTTTACCGCGAAAAGGGCGTTCCCTATATTTTCGACCCCGGCCAGCAGTTGCCCGTGCTCACCGGCAACGATCTGCTGGCAGCCATTGAAGGCTCCTTTGCCTGCATCACCAATGACTATGAACTGAACATGATCTGCAAGGCCACGGGCAAGAGCGAGGACGAGCTGGTGGGCCGCACCCTGTGGCTTGTGACCACTCTCGGTGCGGACGGCGCGCTGGTGCGCGGCGCAGACGGCACAGAAACGCGCATTCCCTCCGTGCCGCCGCGCCAGGTTCTCGACCCCACCGGCGCGGGCGACGCGCATCGCGCGGGCCTGCTCAAGGGCCTGCTGCACGGGCTTGCCATGCCCGAAGCCGCCAAGCTCGGCTCTGTGAGCGCCAGCTTCTGCCTTGAAAAAATGGGCACGCAGGAACACGGGTATTCGCCGGAAGTCTTCCGTCAGAGGTATGAGGCCGTGTTCGGTCCCCTGCCCGAAGGCATTCTGGCTTAA